From a region of the Paenibacillus sp. R14(2021) genome:
- a CDS encoding ABC transporter substrate-binding protein: MAAKWKMAVTGALAGALIISATACGSSDNSSNGGNNTAGNASGGGANNGGQQQETVTFWSWVPTDIQSKKVIEEFEKQNPNIKVDYWRGEQSDFQKKLQVAIAAGEGPDLMGMQVGGMLNQYANTLEPIKPMADDKWGAGWEDQFVSSAIDQVKATDGTMVALPLNLTGQEFVLYNKAIFDKLGIKDVPKTYDEWTKVNATIKAAGIVPVAMGAKDTWHDVDMFVALSNQFAPGKIYEAEQGKAKFTDQAFVDTMKAWKKMFDEVFQDGALGLSTYPDARDQYFYSGKAAMFLTGSWHVGYALPGGEKAGSKIENDATGMFLLPQIGPNPSRAAASVDTALAISKESKHKDAAWKLLEFMTKGDGQQIMADFIQGSPAKKGIEVKTLDQFKFDSEKEAVKTVNEAIANAVGKRLLNYPELNNALGVALQNVAAGQKIEDALAEVQKASEGITR, from the coding sequence ATGGCAGCAAAATGGAAAATGGCAGTGACCGGGGCGCTTGCAGGCGCGCTGATTATATCGGCAACGGCATGCGGCAGCTCGGACAACAGTTCAAACGGCGGCAACAACACGGCGGGCAATGCATCCGGCGGCGGAGCGAATAACGGCGGACAGCAGCAAGAGACCGTCACGTTCTGGTCGTGGGTGCCGACGGACATTCAATCCAAGAAAGTCATCGAGGAGTTCGAGAAACAGAATCCGAACATCAAGGTTGACTACTGGCGCGGCGAGCAGTCCGACTTCCAGAAGAAGCTGCAGGTGGCGATTGCGGCCGGCGAAGGTCCCGATTTGATGGGGATGCAGGTCGGAGGGATGCTGAACCAATACGCGAACACGCTCGAACCGATCAAGCCAATGGCTGACGATAAATGGGGCGCGGGATGGGAAGACCAATTCGTGTCGTCTGCGATCGATCAAGTGAAAGCCACTGACGGCACGATGGTAGCACTGCCGCTCAACTTGACGGGACAAGAGTTCGTGCTCTACAACAAAGCGATCTTCGACAAGCTTGGCATCAAGGACGTACCGAAAACGTACGATGAGTGGACGAAAGTCAATGCGACAATCAAAGCGGCCGGCATCGTGCCAGTGGCGATGGGTGCCAAGGATACATGGCATGACGTCGACATGTTCGTCGCGCTGAGCAACCAGTTCGCGCCTGGCAAAATCTACGAAGCTGAGCAAGGTAAAGCGAAATTCACGGATCAAGCGTTCGTGGACACGATGAAAGCTTGGAAGAAGATGTTCGATGAAGTGTTCCAAGACGGTGCGCTTGGCTTGTCGACATATCCGGATGCGCGCGACCAATACTTCTACTCCGGCAAAGCCGCGATGTTCCTGACCGGCTCTTGGCATGTCGGCTATGCGCTGCCAGGCGGCGAGAAAGCCGGCTCGAAGATCGAGAACGACGCAACGGGCATGTTCCTGCTGCCGCAAATCGGTCCAAACCCGTCGAGAGCGGCGGCGAGCGTAGATACGGCGCTTGCGATCAGCAAAGAATCGAAGCACAAGGATGCGGCTTGGAAGCTGCTTGAGTTCATGACGAAGGGCGACGGTCAGCAAATCATGGCCGACTTCATTCAAGGCTCCCCGGCGAAGAAAGGCATCGAAGTGAAGACGCTGGATCAATTCAAATTCGATTCCGAGAAGGAAGCGGTCAAAACGGTCAACGAAGCGATCGCGAACGCAGTCGGCAAACGCCTCTTGAACTACCCGGAGCTGAACAACGCCCTCGGCGTAGCGCTGCAAAACGTGGCTGCAGGCCAGAAAATCGAAGACGCGCTCGCAGAAGTTCAGAAGGCTTCTGAAGGCATAACGAGATAA
- a CDS encoding carbohydrate ABC transporter permease, with product MSGKRSVLSGGKAYLYILPILLLSGLFLYYSIGFTFYTSFHQWNGIDSHMKYIGFDNYKKLFADKAYLTALRNNLLFFVFTVTIQAALGLLLAVLLRAKLAGSNIFKSIYFIPVIMAPIIIAAIFRIIMDTNFGDLNATLRALHLDFLAVSWLGDPKYALMSIIIVNIFEWMGFSMTLYYSGLLAIPDEIYESAKMDGSGFWRTLFQITIPLVGGTTSTLAVLGIVGSLKTFDIVSLMTGGGPGRSTEFLTTYVYKKAIDEFNGGMSAAAGVTILVIALVMALVQLQLGNRQQRDL from the coding sequence ATGTCCGGTAAACGATCCGTGCTTTCCGGAGGCAAGGCCTATCTGTACATTTTACCGATTCTGCTGCTGTCAGGCTTGTTCTTGTACTACAGCATCGGCTTTACGTTCTACACGAGCTTCCATCAGTGGAACGGCATCGATTCGCATATGAAATACATCGGCTTCGATAATTACAAGAAGCTGTTCGCGGACAAAGCGTATCTGACTGCACTCCGCAACAATTTGCTTTTCTTTGTGTTCACGGTCACGATTCAAGCGGCGCTTGGTTTGCTGCTTGCCGTGCTGCTTCGCGCGAAATTAGCAGGCAGCAACATATTCAAATCGATTTACTTTATTCCGGTCATTATGGCTCCGATCATTATCGCGGCGATTTTCCGCATCATCATGGACACGAATTTCGGCGATTTGAACGCAACGCTGCGTGCGCTGCATCTGGATTTCCTGGCCGTATCCTGGCTCGGCGACCCCAAATACGCGCTTATGTCCATCATTATCGTGAATATATTCGAATGGATGGGCTTCAGCATGACGCTCTATTACAGCGGCCTGCTTGCCATCCCGGATGAAATATACGAATCGGCCAAAATGGACGGCTCCGGCTTCTGGCGGACGCTGTTCCAAATTACGATTCCGCTTGTCGGCGGCACCACCTCGACGCTTGCCGTGCTCGGTATCGTCGGCTCATTGAAAACCTTCGACATCGTATCGCTTATGACGGGCGGCGGTCCGGGACGATCGACGGAATTTCTAACGACGTACGTGTACAAGAAAGCGATCGACGAATTCAACGGCGGCATGTCTGCCGCTGCCGGAGTTACGATACTGGTGATCGCGCTCGTCATGGCACTCGTCCAGCTGCAGCTCGGCAACCGGCAGCAGCGCGATTTATAG
- a CDS encoding carbohydrate ABC transporter permease, with amino-acid sequence MFTNLSKTHKIIIQAVLVVFAVCWLYPLVVAVVQSLKIHGFGNYAAVMHHPKVNYFRVVFNSLLVAFATMIIVGLFATLGAYAFSKMQFKLKNVLFYSLVACLAIPATAVMSPLFFTMKSIHLMNTYWSLILPLAAFNAPFMLLILKNYFDGIPNAILEAGMIDGSSSFRMYRQIMLPLGMPAIINIMVLTFIYSWNDYIIPLLFVRKEAMYTVTLATQYFTGTTSQTPEMVAQLYAALILMTIPSVAIYMFGQRFMQAGLTAGAVKS; translated from the coding sequence ATGTTTACCAATCTAAGCAAAACGCATAAAATAATCATACAAGCCGTTCTCGTGGTGTTTGCAGTCTGCTGGTTGTATCCGCTTGTCGTTGCCGTCGTGCAGTCGCTCAAAATCCACGGCTTCGGCAACTACGCGGCGGTCATGCATCATCCGAAGGTAAATTATTTCCGGGTCGTATTCAACAGCCTGCTCGTTGCATTCGCAACGATGATCATCGTCGGCCTGTTCGCGACGCTCGGCGCCTACGCGTTCTCGAAGATGCAGTTTAAGCTCAAGAACGTACTGTTCTATTCGCTCGTGGCCTGCCTCGCCATCCCGGCTACGGCGGTCATGTCGCCGCTCTTCTTTACGATGAAATCGATTCACCTGATGAACACCTATTGGTCGCTGATTCTGCCGCTTGCGGCATTCAACGCGCCATTCATGCTGCTCATTCTCAAGAATTATTTCGACGGCATTCCGAACGCCATTCTGGAAGCAGGGATGATCGATGGCAGCTCGTCCTTCCGGATGTACCGCCAGATCATGCTTCCGCTTGGCATGCCGGCTATTATTAACATCATGGTGCTGACCTTCATTTATTCATGGAACGATTACATTATTCCGCTCTTGTTCGTCCGCAAGGAAGCCATGTATACGGTCACGCTGGCCACGCAGTACTTCACGGGGACGACGAGCCAGACGCCGGAGATGGTTGCGCAATTATATGCCGCACTGATTCTGATGACAATTCCGTCGGTGGCCATCTATATGTTCGGCCAGCGCTTCATGCAGGCCGGACTGACGGCCGGCGCGGTCAAAAGCTAG
- a CDS encoding glycoside hydrolase family 43 protein, whose translation MPEQRSSASLPVMGEKTYKNPLPVKGPNGSAPTAGVLPDPYVLKHKGVYYAYATGQRGVSVLFSRDGIDWEHRGYAYSREGSKEYWAPAVIYDNGMFYMYVSAMPEGEDDVHEERLLVASSPAAEGPFLYVKTFFDTFSLDAHVVKDEQGDYFMYYSNNEYMGVDGERPGTVILVDRMTDPLTLEGNPQLVVAPTIDEEIYEENRFGDGRNWHTIEGAFYLRRGSKHYMMYSGNAYVRPNYFLGYSVADASEGKPQSELSWRKYPSDDTFEPLLSKNEGVEGVGHNSVVRGPNNVDEWVYYHGRNAEDELDFNREQRTMRTDPLLWSGDDMYVAGPSYALQDAPALPAFRDLFESPGGEQALSTAWEVLSGTWQAANGEALQTERSAVRAAVTKETFGSIVMEVSLNWQHDHRGGLYGLYPCYASADDYVITLLDVGQRLLVTYAVSGGVKHAVKEVRLPRDFRFDVFHLLRVERTGTRYVIQLDGVTRVEADFPLSEGRAGLVTLQTSAAFAGVEITRHIALEERMPEGFASRVKRIEGQGAAEVRGGAVTVRSARERSAWLIDEPIGWSGGYRFAFDFNLDAGGTGIGGYAVHGGATGAVEMLADRASALLKLTLIREGAASLLGKVPVPADFNWSRSHTVDVTFRPGKLTVRLDRIMLFAGEVPVMAGAPGLIAQGNAAFRNIRVTGV comes from the coding sequence ATGCCAGAACAGCGTTCATCCGCATCACTGCCTGTCATGGGCGAGAAAACCTATAAGAATCCGCTTCCGGTCAAGGGGCCGAACGGCTCAGCGCCGACCGCGGGCGTCCTTCCGGATCCCTACGTGCTGAAGCATAAGGGCGTCTATTACGCGTATGCGACAGGCCAGCGGGGCGTCTCCGTGCTGTTCTCGAGGGACGGAATCGACTGGGAGCATCGCGGGTATGCCTACAGCCGCGAAGGCAGCAAGGAATACTGGGCGCCTGCTGTCATCTACGATAACGGTATGTTCTACATGTACGTGTCCGCGATGCCGGAAGGCGAAGACGATGTGCACGAAGAGCGGCTGCTCGTTGCTTCTTCGCCGGCTGCGGAGGGCCCGTTCTTGTACGTCAAGACGTTCTTCGACACCTTCTCGCTCGATGCGCATGTCGTCAAGGACGAGCAGGGCGACTATTTCATGTACTACTCCAATAATGAGTATATGGGCGTAGACGGCGAGCGGCCGGGGACGGTTATTCTGGTCGACCGCATGACAGATCCGCTGACGCTGGAAGGGAATCCGCAGCTTGTCGTCGCCCCGACGATCGACGAAGAGATCTACGAAGAGAATCGGTTCGGCGACGGCCGCAATTGGCATACGATCGAAGGTGCCTTCTATTTGCGGCGCGGAAGCAAGCATTACATGATGTACAGCGGTAATGCTTACGTACGTCCGAACTATTTTCTCGGTTATTCCGTCGCTGACGCTTCGGAAGGCAAGCCGCAATCCGAGCTCAGCTGGCGCAAATATCCGTCCGACGATACGTTCGAGCCGCTGCTCAGCAAGAATGAGGGCGTGGAGGGCGTAGGCCATAATTCCGTCGTCCGCGGCCCGAACAATGTGGACGAGTGGGTCTACTACCACGGCCGCAATGCCGAGGACGAGCTGGACTTTAACCGCGAGCAGCGCACGATGCGCACTGATCCGCTGCTATGGAGCGGAGACGACATGTATGTGGCGGGCCCAAGCTATGCCCTGCAGGACGCGCCCGCGCTGCCGGCGTTCCGCGATTTGTTCGAAAGCCCCGGCGGGGAGCAGGCGTTGTCCACGGCGTGGGAAGTGCTGTCCGGTACTTGGCAGGCAGCAAACGGCGAAGCGCTGCAGACGGAGCGATCGGCCGTGCGCGCGGCTGTCACGAAGGAAACCTTCGGCAGCATCGTCATGGAAGTGAGCCTCAACTGGCAGCATGACCATCGCGGCGGCCTCTATGGTCTCTATCCGTGCTACGCGAGTGCTGACGATTACGTCATTACCCTGCTTGACGTCGGCCAGCGGCTGCTTGTCACCTACGCGGTCAGCGGCGGCGTGAAGCACGCGGTGAAGGAAGTCCGGCTGCCGCGGGACTTCCGGTTCGATGTCTTCCACCTGCTCCGCGTCGAGCGGACAGGGACGCGTTACGTCATTCAATTGGACGGCGTAACACGGGTTGAAGCCGACTTTCCGCTCTCGGAAGGCCGCGCCGGACTCGTGACGCTGCAGACGTCGGCCGCCTTCGCGGGCGTCGAGATTACGCGTCATATCGCGCTTGAGGAGCGCATGCCCGAGGGCTTCGCGAGCCGCGTGAAGCGAATCGAAGGGCAGGGCGCGGCCGAAGTTCGCGGCGGTGCGGTGACGGTCCGCTCGGCGCGGGAACGCTCGGCATGGCTTATTGACGAGCCGATTGGCTGGTCCGGCGGCTACCGCTTCGCTTTCGATTTCAACCTGGATGCCGGCGGCACCGGTATTGGCGGCTATGCCGTTCATGGCGGCGCGACGGGCGCGGTCGAGATGCTTGCAGACCGAGCTTCGGCCCTCTTGAAGCTGACCTTGATCCGCGAAGGCGCTGCTAGCCTGCTCGGCAAGGTGCCGGTTCCGGCAGACTTCAATTGGAGCCGCAGTCACACGGTCGACGTGACGTTCCGTCCCGGTAAGCTAACGGTCCGCTTGGACCGGATCATGCTGTTTGCCGGGGAAGTTCCGGTAATGGCAGGAGCGCCGGGGCTGATCGCGCAGGGCAACGCGGCGTTCCGGAACATAAGGGTGACAGGGGTTTAG
- a CDS encoding SRPBCC domain-containing protein yields the protein MSAGIRQEVSFKASPDRVYGVLLSSDQFSKAVGGAPTEIHAEEGGSFSCFGGMIAGRNIELVPNKRIVQAWRVANWEEGVYSIVKIELEAQGSETVLHFDHTGFPEDQGEHLASGWHENYWVPIEKLLA from the coding sequence ATGAGCGCAGGCATTCGCCAAGAAGTATCGTTTAAAGCCAGCCCGGATCGCGTTTATGGCGTCCTTCTCAGCAGCGATCAATTCAGCAAAGCCGTCGGCGGAGCACCAACCGAGATCCATGCGGAGGAAGGCGGGAGCTTCTCTTGTTTTGGAGGCATGATCGCGGGACGCAACATCGAGCTCGTGCCGAACAAACGCATCGTACAGGCTTGGCGCGTCGCGAATTGGGAGGAAGGCGTTTACTCCATCGTCAAAATCGAGCTTGAGGCGCAGGGTTCCGAGACGGTCCTCCACTTCGATCACACCGGTTTTCCGGAGGATCAAGGCGAGCATCTCGCCAGCGGATGGCACGAGAACTACTGGGTGCCTATCGAGAAGCTGTTGGCATAA
- a CDS encoding SRPBCC domain-containing protein has translation MNSTSSDTIRKELFIACSPETLFSFFTQPDKLVRWMGRHVLLDPSIGGKYRIDVNGSDVAMGEYKEIVPNEKIVMSWGWEKSKTVPPGSSTVEFRLTPQDNGTLLVLTHYGLPATDIASHVQGWTHYMPRVQAAAQGQDPGIDPWSEQAMHE, from the coding sequence ATGAATTCAACAAGCAGTGACACGATCCGAAAAGAACTATTTATCGCATGCTCGCCCGAAACCTTATTCTCGTTTTTTACCCAGCCGGACAAATTGGTCCGCTGGATGGGACGTCACGTGTTGCTCGATCCAAGCATCGGCGGCAAATACCGCATCGACGTGAACGGAAGCGACGTTGCGATGGGCGAATACAAGGAGATTGTTCCAAACGAGAAAATCGTCATGTCGTGGGGTTGGGAGAAATCGAAGACGGTGCCTCCCGGCTCTAGTACCGTCGAGTTCAGGCTCACTCCCCAAGATAACGGCACGCTCTTGGTTTTGACGCATTACGGGCTGCCGGCAACGGACATTGCCTCGCATGTACAAGGCTGGACGCACTACATGCCGCGCGTACAAGCGGCAGCGCAGGGCCAAGATCCCGGCATCGATCCGTGGTCCGAGCAAGCCATGCATGAATGA
- a CDS encoding helix-turn-helix transcriptional regulator, with the protein MIDKAIQAITEPRRRDILHLVRTGELTSSVIASHFDVSAPAISQHLKILEEAGLVTVRRSGTKRFYGIRREGFAELMQYIESFWDDSLLRLKEAAEEEERRKHEFNKQ; encoded by the coding sequence ATGATCGATAAAGCCATCCAAGCCATAACGGAGCCAAGGCGCAGAGATATTTTACATCTCGTCCGTACGGGGGAGCTGACCTCCAGCGTCATCGCGTCGCATTTCGACGTTTCAGCGCCAGCTATATCGCAGCATCTTAAAATTTTGGAGGAAGCCGGCCTCGTTACCGTAAGACGATCCGGGACCAAACGATTTTATGGCATTAGGAGGGAAGGTTTCGCCGAATTGATGCAGTATATCGAGAGCTTCTGGGATGACAGCTTGCTGCGTCTGAAGGAAGCCGCCGAAGAGGAAGAAAGGAGAAAACATGAATTCAACAAGCAGTGA
- the yicI gene encoding alpha-xylosidase yields MKFSDGYWMTREGYQVLTPYEVHDVRVGENGITVYATHRHLENRGNTLNEPLMTMEFSSPMKDVIRAKFFHHKGTRRLGPSSFPLLAAGRASVDIENTDEYVKLTSGDTAVTITKVHPIAIRYTYKGRKLTQSGSRSTGYVKADNGNHHFREQLDLAIGETVYGLGERFTPFVKNGQSVDIWNQDGGTATEQSYKNIPFYVTNRGYGVFVNHPELVSYEVASEKVSKAQFSVPGESLEYYIVGGETLKDVLSNYTSLTGKPALPPAWSFGLWLTTSFTTNYDEATVTSFVNGMAERDLPLAVFHFDCFWMKEYEWCNFEWDERVFPDPKGMLDRLKAKGLHICVWINSYIAQKSPLFDEAMELGYLVKRADGSVWQWDLWQYGMGLVDFTNPAACDWFKSKLAALIDMGVDSFKTDFGERIPTDVVWFDGSDPHQMHNYYTQLYNKVVFELLEEKRGKGEAALFARSATAGGQQFPVHWGGDCEATYESMAESLRGGLSLGLSGFSFWSHDIGGFEQSAPPDLYKRWVAFGLLSSHSRLHGSTSYRVPWLFDEEAVDVLRHYTKLKLRLMPYLFGQSVQSVQIGLPVMRAMVLEFNEDPTCDYVDRQYMLGESLLVAPIFNAEGESTYYLPKGTWTHYLTGEQIEGGVWRTESYDYFSLPLFVRENSLIPVGAEDSRPDYDYAANVTLELYALQDGASASAVVPTVTGETAFTAAASRSGSTITVDTEGTAEGWNVLLRGVNAAASVQGGTADAGAEGVRIIPAAGAAQLVIQL; encoded by the coding sequence ATGAAATTCAGCGACGGCTATTGGATGACCCGCGAAGGGTACCAAGTGCTCACGCCTTACGAGGTACATGACGTTAGAGTCGGCGAGAACGGCATTACGGTCTACGCGACGCATCGCCATTTGGAGAACCGCGGGAATACACTGAACGAGCCATTGATGACGATGGAGTTTTCTTCTCCGATGAAGGACGTCATCCGCGCGAAATTCTTTCACCATAAAGGAACGCGTCGTCTGGGCCCTTCTTCGTTCCCGCTTCTGGCCGCAGGCCGCGCTTCTGTTGATATCGAGAATACGGATGAGTACGTGAAGCTGACAAGCGGAGATACGGCCGTAACGATCACGAAAGTGCATCCGATCGCCATCCGCTATACCTATAAAGGCAGAAAGCTGACGCAAAGCGGATCTCGCTCGACCGGCTACGTGAAAGCCGACAACGGCAATCACCACTTCCGCGAACAGCTTGATCTCGCAATCGGCGAGACCGTCTACGGCCTCGGCGAACGCTTCACGCCTTTCGTCAAGAACGGCCAATCCGTCGATATCTGGAACCAAGACGGCGGAACGGCTACCGAGCAATCCTATAAGAACATTCCGTTCTACGTGACCAACCGCGGCTATGGCGTCTTCGTTAATCACCCTGAGCTTGTTTCTTACGAGGTCGCGTCGGAGAAAGTATCCAAGGCGCAGTTCAGCGTTCCGGGCGAATCGCTGGAATATTACATCGTCGGCGGCGAAACGCTGAAGGATGTGCTCTCGAACTACACGTCCTTGACCGGCAAGCCTGCGCTTCCTCCGGCTTGGTCCTTCGGCCTGTGGCTGACGACGTCTTTCACGACGAACTACGACGAAGCAACCGTAACGAGCTTCGTTAACGGCATGGCTGAACGCGATCTTCCGCTTGCGGTATTCCACTTCGACTGTTTCTGGATGAAGGAGTACGAGTGGTGCAACTTCGAATGGGACGAGCGCGTATTCCCGGATCCGAAGGGCATGCTGGATCGCTTGAAAGCGAAAGGACTGCACATCTGCGTCTGGATCAACAGCTACATCGCTCAGAAATCTCCGCTCTTCGATGAAGCGATGGAGCTCGGCTACCTCGTGAAACGCGCGGACGGCAGCGTATGGCAGTGGGATCTGTGGCAATATGGCATGGGCCTTGTCGATTTCACGAACCCTGCAGCCTGCGATTGGTTCAAGAGCAAGCTTGCGGCGCTGATCGACATGGGCGTGGACAGCTTCAAAACCGATTTCGGCGAGCGCATTCCGACGGATGTCGTCTGGTTCGACGGTTCCGATCCGCACCAAATGCACAACTACTACACACAGCTGTACAACAAAGTCGTGTTCGAGCTGCTGGAAGAGAAACGCGGCAAAGGCGAGGCAGCCCTGTTCGCACGTTCAGCAACGGCCGGCGGGCAGCAATTCCCAGTTCACTGGGGCGGTGACTGCGAAGCAACGTACGAGTCGATGGCGGAGAGTCTTCGCGGCGGCTTGTCGCTCGGCTTGTCCGGCTTCAGCTTCTGGAGCCACGACATTGGCGGCTTCGAGCAAAGCGCTCCGCCGGATCTGTACAAGCGCTGGGTGGCGTTCGGCCTCTTGTCGAGCCACAGCCGTCTGCACGGCAGCACGTCGTACCGCGTGCCTTGGCTGTTCGACGAGGAAGCAGTCGACGTGCTTCGCCACTACACGAAGCTTAAGCTGCGCCTGATGCCTTACCTGTTCGGTCAGTCCGTGCAATCCGTGCAGATCGGCCTGCCGGTCATGCGCGCGATGGTGCTCGAATTCAATGAAGATCCAACCTGCGATTACGTGGACCGCCAGTACATGCTCGGCGAATCCCTCCTCGTCGCGCCGATCTTTAATGCCGAAGGCGAATCGACCTACTACTTGCCGAAAGGCACATGGACGCATTACCTGACCGGCGAGCAAATCGAAGGCGGCGTATGGCGCACGGAAAGCTACGATTACTTCAGCCTGCCGCTGTTCGTTCGCGAGAACTCGCTGATTCCTGTCGGCGCAGAAGACAGCCGTCCGGACTATGACTATGCGGCGAACGTGACGCTTGAGCTGTACGCGCTCCAAGACGGCGCCTCCGCTTCCGCGGTCGTGCCGACGGTAACGGGCGAGACAGCCTTCACCGCGGCAGCAAGCCGCAGCGGATCGACGATCACGGTGGATACGGAAGGCACTGCCGAAGGCTGGAACGTGCTCCTTCGCGGCGTAAACGCCGCCGCTTCCGTTCAAGGCGGCACAGCCGATGCAGGCGCTGAAGGCGTACGGATCATCCCGGCTGCCGGCGCAGCCCAATTGGTAATTCAGCTGTAA
- a CDS encoding AraC family transcriptional regulator, whose translation MDIRHLRENRRHGSPDFPVGIYRMVQAAGEPILDNHWHEEAEFLAVESGEAIFQIGLSTYHVQAGEVLYIPGGELHGGYAVNDSACTYAALVFNLDWLTGPGDGATLRYFEPMQRGQLSLQPHADAGGNLAQALFRHLSPLIELEHAQDPAKPLRLKAGLFQLFAEYVSHDSFVRREPRSPIDTHTQERLKSVLTYIDLHYSRKLTIKELAAEAGMSEGHFTRVFKSFMRKTPVEYINLLRIRIAAALLSDQKTTVGEAALESGFDNFSYFCKLFRTVYQCTPSEYRNRDGAANV comes from the coding sequence GTGGATATTCGTCATTTGCGCGAGAACCGTAGGCACGGCAGTCCTGATTTTCCCGTCGGCATTTATCGCATGGTGCAGGCGGCTGGGGAGCCGATTCTGGATAATCACTGGCATGAGGAGGCCGAATTTCTGGCGGTCGAAAGCGGGGAAGCCATCTTCCAAATCGGCTTGTCGACTTATCATGTGCAAGCAGGCGAGGTGTTGTATATACCGGGAGGAGAGCTGCACGGCGGATATGCAGTTAACGACTCGGCTTGCACCTATGCCGCGCTGGTGTTTAATTTAGACTGGCTGACAGGGCCGGGTGACGGCGCGACGCTTCGATATTTCGAGCCCATGCAGCGCGGCCAGCTGTCGCTGCAGCCCCATGCGGATGCGGGAGGAAACCTCGCCCAGGCGTTATTCCGCCATTTGAGCCCGCTGATCGAGCTCGAGCACGCGCAGGATCCGGCAAAGCCGCTGCGGCTGAAGGCCGGCTTGTTTCAACTGTTCGCCGAGTATGTCTCGCATGATTCGTTCGTGCGCAGAGAGCCGCGTTCGCCGATCGACACGCATACGCAGGAGCGGCTGAAGTCGGTCCTTACGTATATCGATCTGCACTATTCCCGTAAGCTGACGATCAAGGAGCTCGCAGCCGAAGCGGGGATGAGCGAAGGCCATTTTACGCGGGTATTCAAATCGTTCATGCGCAAGACGCCTGTTGAATATATCAATCTGCTGCGGATTCGAATCGCGGCAGCGCTCCTTTCGGATCAGAAGACGACGGTCGGAGAAGCAGCCCTGGAATCCGGCTTCGACAACTTTAGTTATTTTTGCAAATTATTCCGCACCGTATACCAGTGCACCCCTTCCGAGTATCGAAATCGCGACGGCGCAGCGAATGTCTGA